A section of the Clostridium felsineum DSM 794 genome encodes:
- the thiM gene encoding hydroxyethylthiazole kinase, with protein MFKERLQKVRNLNPLIHNITNYVTANDCANILLACGASPIMADDIEEVEEITSICSGLNINIGTLNQRTIPAMIKAGKKANKLGHPVILDPVGVGACKLRCDTTLKLIEEVKFTAIRGNISEIKVLALGKGSTKGVDADIEDKISDSNLHTAIKFAKEFSEKVGAVIAITGPIDIVADKNKAYVIRNGNVSMSKITGTGCMLTAMTSAYISANKDNFLEAVAASISAMGLCGELAHSRLKERDGNVTYRNYIIDEVFNLTGDKLEKGAKYKEY; from the coding sequence ACAAATTACGTTACAGCAAATGATTGTGCTAACATTCTTCTTGCCTGTGGAGCCTCGCCTATTATGGCAGATGATATAGAAGAAGTGGAGGAGATTACATCTATATGCAGTGGGCTTAATATTAACATAGGAACACTTAATCAGAGAACTATACCAGCAATGATTAAGGCAGGGAAAAAAGCAAATAAACTCGGGCATCCGGTTATACTTGATCCTGTGGGGGTAGGAGCTTGTAAACTTAGATGTGATACAACTCTAAAATTAATTGAAGAAGTTAAGTTTACCGCTATTCGTGGAAATATTTCAGAAATAAAAGTATTAGCTTTAGGTAAAGGTTCAACTAAAGGAGTTGATGCAGATATTGAAGATAAAATAAGTGATAGTAACCTTCATACGGCCATTAAATTTGCTAAAGAATTCTCTGAAAAAGTAGGAGCAGTAATTGCAATTACAGGACCAATAGATATTGTAGCAGATAAAAATAAAGCTTATGTAATTAGAAATGGTAATGTTAGTATGAGTAAAATTACAGGTACAGGATGTATGCTTACAGCAATGACATCGGCTTATATTAGTGCAAATAAAGATAATTTTTTAGAAGCAGTAGCAGCATCAATATCTGCCATGGGGCTTTGTGGAGAACTAGCACATAGTAGGCTTAAGGAAAGAGATGGAAACGTAACTTATAGAAATTATATAATAGACGAAGTATTTAATTTAACAGGAGATAAGCTAGAAAAGGGTGCAAAATATAAGGAATATTAA
- the thiD gene encoding bifunctional hydroxymethylpyrimidine kinase/phosphomethylpyrimidine kinase codes for MIKKVLTIAGSDCSGGAGIQADIKTITAHKMYAMSAITALTAQNTTGVYGIMDTTPEFVAKQLDCIFEDIHPDAIKIGMVSNSRIIDVISCKLLEYKAENIVIDPVMVSTSGSKLLSDEAMDKLISKLLPLGRVITPNIPEAEVLCGFEIITEEDMVKAAKKISEIVSGGILIKGGHLINSATDLLYENGKINWYRGEKVDNPNTHGTGCTLSSAIACNLAEDKSLSESIENAKTYLTGSLKAKLNLGKGSGPLMHMYKY; via the coding sequence ATGATAAAAAAAGTTTTAACTATTGCAGGATCAGATTGTAGTGGAGGCGCAGGAATTCAAGCAGATATTAAAACTATAACTGCACATAAAATGTATGCAATGAGTGCCATTACAGCACTTACCGCACAAAATACTACGGGTGTATATGGAATCATGGATACAACTCCAGAGTTTGTTGCTAAACAGCTTGATTGTATTTTTGAGGATATTCATCCTGATGCAATAAAAATAGGCATGGTTTCTAATAGCAGAATTATTGATGTTATTTCTTGTAAATTACTAGAGTATAAAGCAGAAAATATAGTAATAGATCCAGTTATGGTTTCTACCAGTGGAAGTAAATTATTATCTGATGAAGCAATGGATAAACTTATATCAAAATTATTACCACTAGGGAGAGTAATAACACCTAACATACCGGAAGCAGAGGTTCTTTGTGGATTTGAAATTATAACAGAAGAGGACATGGTAAAAGCTGCAAAGAAAATTTCAGAAATAGTAAGTGGAGGAATATTGATTAAAGGCGGTCATTTAATTAATTCAGCAACAGATCTACTTTATGAAAATGGAAAAATAAATTGGTACAGAGGAGAAAAAGTAGACAATCCCAATACACATGGTACAGGATGTACACTTTCATCAGCTATAGCATGTAATTTAGCAGAAGATAAAAGTCTTAGTGAAAGTATAGAAAATGCTAAAACCTATTTAACAGGATCACTTAAGGCTAAGCTTAATTTGGGAAAGGGTTCAGGACCACTTATGCATATGTATAAATACTAA